In the genome of Microbacterium saperdae, one region contains:
- a CDS encoding ANTAR domain-containing response regulator has protein sequence MAEQPTASAPRRVVVAEDESLIRLDIVEILRDNGFDVVGEAGDGETAVALATELRPDLVIMDVKMPQLDGISAAEKLHKGNIAPVVLLTAFSQKELVERASEAGALAYVVKPFTPNDLLPAIEIALARHEQIITLEAEVADMVERFETRKLVDRAKGLLNEKMGLSEPEAFRWIQKASMDRRLTMQDVAKAIIEQLAPKK, from the coding sequence ATGGCAGAACAGCCCACGGCATCCGCCCCGCGACGCGTCGTCGTCGCCGAAGACGAATCGCTGATCCGTCTCGACATCGTCGAGATCCTTCGCGACAACGGATTCGACGTCGTCGGAGAGGCCGGTGACGGTGAGACGGCCGTGGCACTCGCGACGGAGCTGCGCCCCGACCTCGTCATCATGGACGTCAAGATGCCGCAGCTCGACGGCATCAGCGCCGCCGAGAAGCTGCACAAGGGCAACATCGCGCCCGTCGTGCTGCTGACCGCGTTCAGCCAGAAGGAGCTCGTCGAGCGGGCGAGCGAGGCAGGCGCACTGGCCTATGTCGTGAAGCCGTTCACGCCGAACGACCTTCTTCCCGCGATCGAGATCGCGCTGGCCCGCCACGAGCAGATCATCACGCTCGAGGCCGAGGTCGCCGACATGGTCGAGCGCTTCGAGACCCGCAAACTCGTCGATCGGGCCAAGGGCCTGCTCAACGAGAAGATGGGCCTGAGTGAGCCCGAGGCCTTCCGCTGGATCCAGAAGGCGTCGATGGATCGTCGCCTGACGATGCAGGATGTCGCCAAGGCGATCATCGAGCAGCTCGCGCCGAAGAAGTAG